One Thermodesulfatator atlanticus DSM 21156 DNA window includes the following coding sequences:
- a CDS encoding 1,4-dihydroxy-6-naphthoate synthase: MSEKEVISLGFSPCPNDTFIFGALATRQIKANFSYKLVVEDVEKLNQQALSAELLVSKLSFGVFPAVIQKYQLLPVGGALGFGCGPVVVAKEKKLDFRLAKVAVPGFNTTAYFLFKFFAPQAQEIIPMRYDQIMPAVLNGEVDVGVLIHETRFVFDKYGLVKIADLGAWWEEETGLPIPLGGIFIKKDLDSQIKELVLEDINKSLWFAQKNKEKVWPYICRLAQEMDEKIINQHINTFVNEFTFWLSEEGRQAVSFFLEKCRQNGLLEHIPVDFLFLPEEAR; encoded by the coding sequence ATGTCTGAAAAAGAAGTTATAAGTCTTGGGTTTTCCCCCTGCCCCAACGATACTTTTATCTTTGGGGCTTTGGCCACAAGACAGATCAAGGCCAATTTTTCCTATAAGCTTGTTGTAGAAGATGTAGAAAAACTTAACCAACAGGCCCTTTCTGCTGAACTTTTGGTGTCGAAATTGTCTTTTGGCGTATTTCCTGCTGTTATCCAAAAATATCAATTGCTCCCAGTTGGGGGGGCTTTGGGTTTTGGTTGTGGTCCTGTGGTGGTAGCTAAAGAAAAAAAGCTTGATTTTCGTTTGGCAAAAGTGGCTGTTCCAGGATTCAATACCACGGCGTATTTTCTCTTTAAATTTTTTGCTCCTCAAGCCCAAGAAATAATTCCCATGCGTTATGACCAGATAATGCCTGCCGTTTTAAATGGAGAGGTTGATGTCGGGGTCTTAATCCATGAAACCCGCTTTGTATTCGACAAGTACGGTCTTGTGAAAATTGCCGACCTGGGAGCCTGGTGGGAAGAAGAAACAGGCCTTCCCATACCTCTTGGGGGGATTTTTATTAAAAAAGATCTTGACAGCCAGATAAAAGAATTGGTTCTCGAAGATATAAATAAAAGCCTTTGGTTTGCCCAAAAAAACAAAGAAAAAGTATGGCCTTATATTTGCAGGTTGGCCCAGGAGATGGACGAAAAGATCATAAACCAGCACATAAATACTTTTGTAAACGAATTTACCTTTTGGCTTTCTGAAGAAGGCCGACAAGCAGTTTCTTTTTTCCTTGAAAAGTGTCGTCAAAATGGTCTGCTTGAGCACATTCCTGTCGACTTTTTGTTTTTACCTGAGGAGGCGCGCTAG